A genomic segment from Corythoichthys intestinalis isolate RoL2023-P3 chromosome 2, ASM3026506v1, whole genome shotgun sequence encodes:
- the LOC130910428 gene encoding PTB domain-containing engulfment adapter protein 1-like, translating to MSDTEEDNEISFTVKFMGRVEVVRPNGLNILEEAAESLKSPDPYALEKAAKKSKVHIFVSLSGIDILENKTKFLLYTCPLPTISFCAVMPSSPKVFGFVAKHPAVDMYHCYLFKSETLAHVLVSTIGDVFRATKKEESYKGSRDLIVEALRHKNKVLQKENSELKRRLADKINQQ from the exons ATGAGTGACACAGAAGAAGATAATGAGATCTCTTTTACAGTAAAG TTTATGGGGCGAGTAGAGGTGGTACGCCCCAACGGACTAAATATCCTGGAAGAAGCAGCTGAGAGCCTCAAG TCTCCTGACCCATATGCCTTAGAAAAGGCTGCAAAGAAAagtaaagttcatatctttgtttCGCTGAGTGGGATTGACATTTTGGAGAACAAAACCAAG TTTCTGCTATACACCTGCCCTTTACCCACAATTTCCTTCTGCGCTGTCATGCCTTCGTCGCCCAAAGTGTTTGGCTTTGTGGCCAAGCACCCTGCTGTAGACATGTACCACTGCTACCTGTTTAAGAGCGAGACTTTG GCACACGTGCTGGTCTCCACTATTGGCGATGTTTTCCGAGCTACCAAAAAAGAGGAAAGTTACAAAGGAAGTCGAGACCTGATAGTTGAAGCCCTCAGACACAAG AATAAAGTGCTgcaaaaagagaattcagagctGAAGAGAAGGCTTGCAGACAAAATTAATCAACAATAA
- the sars1 gene encoding serine--tRNA ligase, cytoplasmic, which yields MVLDLDLFRTDKGGDPELVREVQRKRFKDVTLVDKLVAADTEWRKCRFTADNLNKAKNLCSKSIGEKMKRKEPIGADETIPEAAQNLEALTADTLSGLTVTQIKKVRVLVDEAMVKTDSERLKLEAERFSYLREIGNLLHPSVPISNDEDADNKVERTWGDCSVQKKYSHVDLVVMIDGFEGEKGAVVAGSRGYFLKGPLVFLEQALINYAMRILYNKNYTMLYTPFFMRKEVMQEVAQLSQFDEELYKVIGKSSERADDNSIDEKYLIATSEQPIAAFLREEWLKPEDLPIRFGGFSTCFRQEVGSHGRDTRGIFRVHQFEKIEQFVYASPHDGKSWEMFDEMIGTAEDFYQSLGIPYRIVNIVSGALNHAASKKLDLEAWFPGSGAFRELVSCSNCTDYQARRLRIRYGQTKKMMDKAEFVHMLNATMCATTRVMCAILENFQTEEGIIIPEKLREFMPPGMNEIIKFVKPAPIDQEMSKKAKKQKNKQAGDQNLNDTMEAMSVNDS from the exons ATGGTGCTTGATTTGGACCTGTTTCGAACCGACAAAGGTGGCGATCCAGAACTCGTCCGTGAGGTTCAAAGGAAGCGGTTTAAAGATGTCACGCTCGTCGACAAGTTGGTCGCTGCGGATACAGAATGGAGAAAGT GCCGCTTCACTGCAGACAACCTCAACAAAGCAAAAAACCTGTGCAGCAAGAGTATTGGAGAGAAAATGAAG AGGAAGGAACCGATTGGGGCGGATGAGACTATCCCAGAAGCAGCACAGAATCTGGAGGCGCTTACCGCTGACACTCTTTCG GGCCTAACAGTGACACAGATCAAGAAGGTGCGGGTGCTTGTGGATGAGGCCATGGTGAAAACTGACAGTGAGCGGTTGAAGCTAGAGGCAGAACGCTTCTCATACTTGAGGGAGATTGGCAACCTTCTCCACCCGTCAGTACCCATCAGCAACGATGAG GATGCTGATAACAAGGTGGAACGTACATGGGGTGACTGCAGCGTCCAGAAGAAGTACTCCCATGTTGACCTGGTGGTCATGATTGACGGCTTTGAGGGGGAGAAAGGAGCCGTTGTGGCTGGCAGTAGAGGCTACTTTTTGAAG GGTCCACTAGTGTTCCTGGAACAGGCTCTAATCAACTATGCTATGAGGATCCTGTACAACAAGAACTACACCATGTTGTACACACCTTTTTTTATGAGGAAAGAAGTCATGCAGGAAGTCGCACAGCTCAGCCAGTTTGATGAAGAGCTCTACAAG GTTATCGGTAAGAGCAGCGAGCGAGCAGACGACAACTCCATTGACGAGAAGTACCTAATTGCTACTTCTGAGCAGCCCATTGCAGCATTTCTTAGGGAAGAGTGGCTCAAGCCCGAGGACCTGCCCATACGCTTTGGTGGTTTCTCTACCTGCTTCAGACAGGAAGTGGGCTCGCATGGCCGAGACACACGTGGCATCTTCAGGGTGCACCAGTTTGAAAAG ATTGAGCAGTTTGTCTACGCCTCGCCACACGACGGTAAATCTTGGGAGATGTTCGACGAAATGATCGGGACCGCAGAAGACTTTTACCAGTCTCTTGGTATTCCTTATCGCATCGTCAACATCGTGTCAG GTGCACTCAATCATGCCGCCAGTAAAAAGCTGGATCTGGAGGCCTGGTTCCCGGGCTCTGGTGCTTTCCGGGAGCTGGTCTCCTGCTCTAACTGCACGGACTACCAAGCAAGACGCTTGCGTATCCGCTACGGGCAGACCAAGAAGATGATGGACAAG GCAGAGTTTGTTCACATGCTTAATGCCACAATGTGTGCCACTACACGAGTGATGTGTGCCATCTTGGAGAATTTCCAAACAGAAGAGGGCATCATAATTCCAGAGAAGCTCAGGGAATTCATGCCTCCTG GCATGAACGAGATCATCAAGTTTGTCAAGCCAGCGCCCATCGACCAGGAGATGTCCAAAAAGGCAAAGAAACAGAAGAATAAACAGGCAGGAGATCAGAACCTCAACGACACCATGGAGGCGATGTCGGTTAATGACTCCTAG